In the Longimicrobiales bacterium genome, one interval contains:
- a CDS encoding tyrosine-type recombinase/integrase, protein MLGLEDIDSIPRARQPETLPTVLSPGEVERLFTQLSGKYRLIGMMIYGTGVRVSEALALRVKDIDFDLAQVAVRGGKGQKDRMTVLPDRIRPALTRQIELVRQLHRGDRKRGSGWASLPGALHRKDPGAGFRFGWQFLFPASRLIADKKSGSRGRHHLHPTAVQRQIKRAGLAAGITKAVTPHALRRTFATEMSRAGCDLATIQRLLGHNDIRTTMRYVRSVTDTGLHLRSPLDHPRRD, encoded by the coding sequence GTGCTGGGTCTCGAGGATATCGACTCCATTCCTCGGGCTCGACAACCCGAGACCTTGCCCACGGTGTTGTCCCCTGGAGAGGTCGAGCGCCTGTTCACTCAGTTGTCTGGGAAGTATCGGCTCATCGGGATGATGATCTATGGGACGGGGGTGCGGGTGAGCGAAGCGTTGGCCTTGAGGGTCAAGGACATCGACTTCGATCTCGCACAGGTCGCGGTCCGAGGCGGAAAGGGTCAGAAGGATCGGATGACCGTACTGCCGGACCGAATCCGTCCGGCGCTCACTCGTCAGATCGAGCTCGTTCGGCAGTTGCATCGCGGTGACCGAAAGCGGGGCAGTGGATGGGCGTCCTTGCCCGGTGCGCTCCACAGGAAGGATCCCGGAGCAGGCTTCCGCTTTGGCTGGCAGTTCCTGTTTCCGGCTTCGAGATTGATCGCCGACAAGAAGAGTGGGAGTAGGGGGCGCCATCATCTGCATCCGACCGCCGTTCAGCGCCAAATCAAGCGAGCTGGCCTCGCAGCCGGCATCACCAAGGCGGTTACTCCTCATGCGCTGAGGCGAACATTTGCGACCGAGATGTCCCGAGCCGGTTGCGACCTAGCTACGATTCAAAGGTTGCTCGGTCACAACGACATTCGCACGACCATGCGTTACGTCCGATCGGTTACGGACACAGGTCTGCACCTTAGGAGTCCCCTCGATCATCCAAGGCGGGATTAG